Within the Paenibacillus pabuli genome, the region ACTTCCCATTGAGGGCTGTTTATATTGCAGGACATGGCAGAAGCCTGAGAACGTCCTGAGTTATTCATTTTTTACAAGAGCGAAGCCTGATTGGAATCAGTTCGTCTTCAGATCGGTGATGCCACGGTAGATGGTATCAAACAGATCTTCCAGTCCGGACTCTTCAATACAGGAGAAGGCGATGCGCAGGTCAGCTTCACCCAGTGCAATGGTGCCTACCCCGTACTTGTGCAGCAAGTGGGAACGAAGTGTTTCTGCATCAACGTCTTTTAGCTTCAGACACATGAAGTAGCCGGAGTTGAACGGATAGTAATCCCAGCCATCTCCGTATTTACCGCTATCGAGAATGGCTTTCACCTTGTTCGCACGGCCTTTCATGATCTCAAACTTCTCCTGTTTCTGTGCTTCAAACTCCGGTGCTTTCAGTGCATCCAGGACAAAGGTCTGTGATGGATGCGGACCACTGGAGATAGTAGCCCGAATAATACCAAGTGTTTTTTGCTCCAGCGCATGCAGAACCGCAGCATTTTCATGTGCATAAGTGATGAAACCAACACGGAAGCCCCATACGAACTCTTCCTTCGTCGCACCATCCACTTTGACAGTGAGCACGCGTGGATGAATATTGGCCAATTTGCCAAACAACGATTCGTGAATGGAATCCTCGAAGAACAGACCAAAGTAAGCATCGTCTGTCACGGCAACCACGTCTACACCTGCTTCCGCAGCCTGACGAATCGTGTCCACGATCGCATCGGCTTCTTTACCTCCAGGCGTGTAGCCTGTTGGATTGTTCGGGAAGTTGAGCAGCACGATGGCTTTGCCTTTGCCCTTCTGTGCAAGAAGTGCTTCGAGCAGTCCGCGACTATTAAAGTTCAGTTGGTCATCAAACAGGGGATAATGAACCAGCTGGCCATGACGACGAATTCCGAAAGTCAGCTCGTAGTTTTCCCAGTTTTTATCCGGATATATAACAGCGTCCCCTTCTTCAACGAAGAGATCGGCTACAATACTGAGTCCATGAGTCAATGCATTGGTCACAATGGGGTTGCCAAACGTTTTGCCTTCAAGTGAAGGGGTCTCCTTCAGCATCTTGTCTCTCCATACCGTCCGCAGTTCGGGCTTACCCGCAGGCGGAGCGTAAGGATAGAGGTCCTTCGGTTGGAATGCAGACAGCTTCTCCTGAATAACCGGAAGATGCATCGGCACACCGCCCTCCAGAGCAATACCAATCGTAGCATTATAGGTCTTGGCCAGGCTTGCTGCTTCAGCAGACTGACTCAGGATACCTTCTTTTGGGAAATAGATCTCTTTGCCGAGCTGCGACAGCATGGAGTAGACGTGACTGCTGCCTGCCTGAATACTTTCGTTCAACTGTTCAGCCAGTGGATTCATTCTTTTCATCCTTCCAAGTCTTTGGGATTCAACTGCCTAACATTATATCACCTTGACATCCCCCCGTCACGGAAATTACGCAATATGACAGTTATATCACTTTACCGCGTTGTTGCATGAGGTCATCAGATGGAATTCGGGCACGTTCTCCCATGGTATCACAAGAAGAGTAAAATTTTATTGCTGATGAAAAGGGCAATATTTCCGCATCATTTCGGCTGTTTCTGCATCTCTTCCCTCATTGCGCTGTTTCAGCTGCCCGCTGATATGCTCGAAACGTTCGGTGGAGAGATTCTGTCCGAATTTGAACTTGGCACTGAGATGTTCCGGCACGATTCGAACGACAGCAACAGCCTTTAATCTACCCGTATACCGGGAATCGGCAGCGTCAATGGGGACATATCCACCTTGCGGCTGAAGCTTTTCCATGAACCGCTGCAGTACCTTGCCCTTGATTTCCAGATCCTGAACAGGCTCTGCCTGTCCGGATGCCATGACACTTTTGAAAAAGGAGGTTGCGGGACAAGCCAGTTCGGGATCACTGAAGTAAGAGGGGATCAGAGAAAACTCTTCAGCCACCGTAAAGCTGACCGAGGAATTATGCTTGATCTGTTTCATTTTCTCCCCGGCAAGACTGCCATGGAAATAAAAGCATCCGTCCATATATACGAAATTGAGCGGGGTTACCCGTGGTTGCCCATCCGGACTGACAGTTCCCAGAAATCCGAAGGAGCACTGATCCAGAAATGCAGTAATTTCTTTTTCTTCATCTACCGTAAATTCTTTGCGTCTCATATATTTCCCCCTTGGTTGTGATTGGTCATGAACTTGAATGGCAAGCTGCACCGTTGACCTAACGATAAAACATGCATTGACATAAAAATAGATCCAATTTACATTCATTTTTATAGGCCAATTGCATACTTGGAAAGTTAAAGATTCAATGAACCTGGAGTAAGAGGCATCGAGACGCACGATTTAAAAATAAAGGAGCGAGAGACATGGAACTGTGGCTACCCTTGGATTCCTATGAGCACCAGCATCGTTATAAATACATGGCACTTTACCATGCCTTGCGCGATGCCATTCACGCGGGAACACTCGTTGGCGGAACACGTCTCCCTTCCACCCGAGAACTTGCGAGCCAGTATGCCATGTCACGCGGTTCTGTAGCACAGGTATACGACATGCTGCTTGCGGATGGTTACGTAGAGGCACATCGGGGCAGAGGTACATTCGTTACAGGCACGTTTACGGCAGAGGAAAAAGGGGAGCAGGAAGCAGTTATTCACCTGTCTCCATGGGGGGAACGCGTGAGCACACTGGATACTCAAAAAGCTGTGGGATCTGTCTCTGTCCAGGATCAGCACGTCATCGATTTTCATGTCCATCGAATGCCCGCAGGCCACTTCCCCACATCGGAGTGGAAAAGTGCACTCGCCGCCGTACATCGGAGTGATTGGCGGGAGCAGAGCGGTGCAGCAGGGGACCCTGAGCTGCGTGAGGCCATCGCTTCACATCTGAGATGGACGCGGGGGATTCAGGCGGAAGCATCCCAGATCGTGCTGTTCAGCGGTTCGATGCAAGGCATTACATTGCTGGCGCAGCTGCTTATTCCGGAAGGGGCGCAAGTCATATTGGAAAATCCGGGCTACCAGGGAATCGCGCATGCGGTGAATGCCTGTGGGGGCTGTATCGTCCCGGCAAGTGTGGACTCGCAGGGCATCATCCCTGAAGATTGGAACGCACAGACGTTGTTCGTCACTCCAACCCGGCAGTTCCCGACTGGTGCCGTGTTAGGACTCGACAGACGCAAGACACTGCTTGCATGGGCTTCCAAGCGTAATGCCGTCATTATTGAAGATGACTATGACAGTGAATTCCGCTGGGGCGGCAGACCGATTGAACCGCTCAAAGTATTGGATCGCGAGCAGCGGGTAATCTACGTTGGATCATTCTCACAGACGATGATTGCTTCCTTCCGGCTGGGCTATGCTGTCTTGCCACCAAGTCTGGTGTTGCCGCTACTGGCAGCGAAAGCCCTGTACGAACCGGTCCCTCCTGCATTATTGGAACAGCGAGCCCTGGCTAAATGGATGAGCAGGGGAGGATACCTGCGGCATTTGAGACGGTTAACCCGGCTATATGGGGAGCGACATGCTTTTTTTGTTCAGGAGATGCTGCATCAGTTACCAGAGGCATTCACCATGCAGCCAGGGGATGCAGGACTTCACATCTATGCCACCTGGAATGACAGTCCGGACAGTTTCCTGAAATTCAAATCGATTGCACAGGAAGAAGGCGTGTTATTTCGGGATGCCGCGCGTTATCAACTTATCCCCAGTCCTCCTGCCGTCTGTTTTGGTTTTGCACATCTGGAGAAGGAGGAAATTACGGAAGGGATCAGGAGACTGCGGCTGGCATGGGAGAAGAGTACATTTTCGTTTCACTGAAATTCGCTGTATAATGGATGAAGACATTTCGCTCCGGGAGGAGCAAAAATCACATACAAGCAATTTGCATCAGATCCAGGAAGCGTACTGAGTTTAGGGACAGGCTGAACCGAAGGATTGTGTTCTAATTCTACGGCCTGTTAACCGTAAGCGATCTATCGGCGATTGGAATTCAATGATGCAACATGCGGAGAGATTAACTTTCAAGGGGGAGTGGCGACATGCTGCAGGCATCGCCGTCATCTTTTGTTATTTTGCCCGCCGTCGCCAAAATTGTCTGCGAACCGGGATGGAAGTGGCAGAAGCGGGAAAAACCGATGCAGAACTATGATTTATTTTATGTATGGAGTGGTGAAGGGACCGTTGTGCTGAATGACCGGTCGTATGAAGTTGGGAAGGGCAGCTGTTTCCTGTTCAGACCAGGCGACCATCCTACTGCAACGCATAACAAGCAAAAACCGTTGGTACTTACGTATATTCATTTTGATGTAGATATACCCGTTAATGACGTACCCCAGTCTTATCGTGAGGTACTGGAAACGGTGGAATTTGAGCATTTGCTGGCCCGGTATGTAAGACTGTTCCTATCCGATGTATATGGGCGGGATGAAGAGAGCCGACTTATTTTGAAACAGCTGATGATTCATTTGCTGCGTGCGGATACGGAAGCACCTGTGGAGAAAAGGGTCAGCAACCAGCTGTCGGATGTGATTCAGGAAGTGGCGAATTATGTACGCCAGCATCCGGGGATTACCCATCGGGTAGAGGATCTGGCTGCACGTGCGGGCTTGTCGCCCCGGTACTTCTCCATCAAATTCAAGGAATTGATCGGTTCTTCTGTCCAATCGTACATCATTCGCATGCGCATTGAGCGCGCAGAGCATTTGCTGGTACACACTGGCATGAATGTAACCGAGGTCGCGGATGCCCTTGGGTATCGGGATATCTTTTTCTTCAGTCGTCAGTTCAAGCAATACACCGGCAAAAGTCCTTCCGAGATTCGTTAGGTATGGAGCCGGAGATCAGGTAACGTTTCAAGTCTGGGGGCCAGGGGTAAGTAAGTAGCATTCCAGACGAAACGAAAGGGGGAACTTGTGATGAACGGAAAACGGCGGATCCGCAACCGGGGATGCTCTATGAAGGGATGCACTATTTTCCGGAACCGTCTGCGTCGCTTCAAACCGGCGGAGGAACTGCAGGACGTGTGGTTTTGAAGAAAAGTCAGAGGGCTTATACATACGGAGCGATGTTTCGTATTGAATGTATATAAGGAATCTCCAGTGACTACTGTAAAACGATAAGGTTTCAAACCTAAAGAGGATGGCGCAAGCACCTGCAATCAGGTCTTGCGCCATCCTCTTTATTTGGATCCGGAGTATTCAGCGATTTGGCTTCAGGCGGCCGAGCAGTGTACCCATTTTGACGGAATCCCCCGGCTGCAGTCTGGGGTCAGGCTCAAATGTGCCGCTCTGCGTCAGCAGTACCACGGTGGAACCGAATTCAAAATAAGCCAGATCATCGCCTTGTGCCCAAGTACTTGCGGCCGTATCCGCGTACTGAATGCTGCTTACATTCATGGCACCGACTTTGACGACAGCCACTTCTCCATAAGCATGACCGATATACGTAATCAGACGCTCATTTCGACTTAGCACCGATTTCATATGGGTCAGACCAAAATCATTAACAGGGTAAACCTTGCCCTTGATATGCTCACTTTCGATTCTGCGCCCGCTGACGGGTGCATGAATCCGGTGATAATCACGAGGGCTGAGGTACAAGACGAATGCATAGCCGTGCTTGTACTTCTCCAGATGCGGTGAGTGGTTTAATAGTTCAGCAAGTGTATAATTTTGTCCCTTAACATTCAGGATGGTGCCTGCAGATACCGGCCCGGCTGCCGTAATTTTGGCATCAACAGGGCTGATGAGTGCATGTTCCGAAAGATCCAGCGGGCGCATGCCCGGCTTTAGTTTGCGGGTGAAGAAATCATTCAATGAACGATATTCCTTCCAGTCTTTCTCGGCTTCCTGAACAGGGATGTTGTAGGTCCGGACAAAATAAGGGATAAATGCCTTGCTTCCTCTGCTCTTGGAGAAGGCTCCCACAGTCCGGGAGATCCATTTGCGAGAAGAAAGCTCGGTCATTAACCGCAACAGCGTTTTTGCCATGAATATCCCCCTTAGGGTTAGTGCGAACTTCAAGGCCGGCAGGACCGGCCGTTCTGCATAATATTGACACAGAATGCCAGCGAAATCAATACGGGTACTTACGGTAGGTTTGCGGCTGACGCGGAATCTGCGAATTTTGCTCCGTCAGCAGACGTCCATATGCCATGGGCTCACGGTAGCTGGCTTTCCAGTGTTCAGGCATTCCCGCCTTGCGAAAACCGTAGCGCTGGTCCCGTCCATTGCATTCTATGAAGTAAATCTGTCCGTTCCTGGCAATGCCCAGATCAAGACCGAGGTCGGCAAGATGCGGCAGGCTGGAAGCCAGTGTGCGGGCGACTCGCAGTCCGACTGCACTGATCTGGGCTTCGAGCTCTGCAATGCTGAGGCCCAGTTCTTCTTCATCCAAGGCTTCTGCCAGGGTCATGACTTTGCCCCCTTGGGCAATATTGGTGACAAAGGTGTGGGCTGGTGCTGCCTTGGCGAACATGCCCGTGATGCCCCATAGTCCGTCAATCCCCCGCTGTACAGATACACGCAGATCTACGGGTTTTCCTTCGTAACGAACCAGCGGAATCCGTTCCTCGATGAGATACGCATGGCGAAAAATACGTCTCAAAGTGGCTGAGGGCAGTTGCCCCCTGCTGAGCCGGAATGTGGCCCAGCCTTTGCGGGAAGCCTTGGTCTGGCAAGTCAATTTCCAGTCCCCGTCTCGTTTATACAAACGCATGATACCGTGTCCGATACTGCCGCTGCACGGTTTGATGATCAGATCATTATAATGTTCCATCATATAAGCCAGAGACTCCGGTGCAGCTTTGGCTGCATGAGGCAGATGTTTCTTCAATACAGGGTCCTGGTGAAGCATGTCATGAATATGATCCTTGCGATACCGATTCCGAACGTTAAATACCTGAATGCCCTGCAGCAGCAGCTTGGTCACCTCATGCTGATCTGCCCGGCGAAGCTGGAGCGCACGATTATGGATAACGGGAGGTAAAGGCATTTTTTGACGAACGTATACTCCATCCTTTTTGACATATGCCAGACAGGTCTTCGTCTCCGAATCCACATCTTCAAGCCGCAAAAAGCAAGGAATTAATCCATAACAGGCTGCTGCCTGCTCATAATTCGCGAGCGATTCCTGACCGGTCCTTCCGGCCGGTATCCCCCGGTACATGCGTGAATCGAACATAATGCCGATCGTTTCTGGGGGCATGACCGTTCCTCCTTCAATATTATCGCGACATGGATCGTCCATATATGGGATGCCGGCCTGTCAACGCATGATTGGACATCACGATCACGCAGACCGGAATCATGATGCACCTTCATGCACCGGCGTGTTGTTATTAGCTCTACATCCATTGAACTCGGATAAGGGAAGACTAAAAGAGAGCATTGGAAGCCGTTTTACGGATGTATACGGAAGGCTTATGTAGTATCGTATGACATTGTCGCAGCAGGGGCGTGGACAGCCGCCTTTCATCTATAGCCGAGCACAGCCTATTTCACCATGGACAGGTACATCACTTGCAGTTTGACTCGCTCCTTCATTCAATCTTGCCTTTAAAAGTCGTGATATGAAGTGGCAGATGCCCATATCGGAGCATATGATGCCGGAGATGAACGTTAGAGGAAGGAGCAAGCTGCATGAGTAAAAAAGGCAATAAGAAGGTTCCTACGCCGAAACTGCGGCATGTGAGTCCCAAATTTAAAGAACTGGAACTGACCGAACGCCGTGCAGGCACCATGAATTCAG harbors:
- a CDS encoding aminotransferase class I/II-fold pyridoxal phosphate-dependent enzyme, yielding MNPLAEQLNESIQAGSSHVYSMLSQLGKEIYFPKEGILSQSAEAASLAKTYNATIGIALEGGVPMHLPVIQEKLSAFQPKDLYPYAPPAGKPELRTVWRDKMLKETPSLEGKTFGNPIVTNALTHGLSIVADLFVEEGDAVIYPDKNWENYELTFGIRRHGQLVHYPLFDDQLNFNSRGLLEALLAQKGKGKAIVLLNFPNNPTGYTPGGKEADAIVDTIRQAAEAGVDVVAVTDDAYFGLFFEDSIHESLFGKLANIHPRVLTVKVDGATKEEFVWGFRVGFITYAHENAAVLHALEQKTLGIIRATISSGPHPSQTFVLDALKAPEFEAQKQEKFEIMKGRANKVKAILDSGKYGDGWDYYPFNSGYFMCLKLKDVDAETLRSHLLHKYGVGTIALGEADLRIAFSCIEESGLEDLFDTIYRGITDLKTN
- a CDS encoding pyridoxamine 5'-phosphate oxidase family protein, with the protein product MRRKEFTVDEEKEITAFLDQCSFGFLGTVSPDGQPRVTPLNFVYMDGCFYFHGSLAGEKMKQIKHNSSVSFTVAEEFSLIPSYFSDPELACPATSFFKSVMASGQAEPVQDLEIKGKVLQRFMEKLQPQGGYVPIDAADSRYTGRLKAVAVVRIVPEHLSAKFKFGQNLSTERFEHISGQLKQRNEGRDAETAEMMRKYCPFHQQ
- a CDS encoding PLP-dependent aminotransferase family protein; the protein is MELWLPLDSYEHQHRYKYMALYHALRDAIHAGTLVGGTRLPSTRELASQYAMSRGSVAQVYDMLLADGYVEAHRGRGTFVTGTFTAEEKGEQEAVIHLSPWGERVSTLDTQKAVGSVSVQDQHVIDFHVHRMPAGHFPTSEWKSALAAVHRSDWREQSGAAGDPELREAIASHLRWTRGIQAEASQIVLFSGSMQGITLLAQLLIPEGAQVILENPGYQGIAHAVNACGGCIVPASVDSQGIIPEDWNAQTLFVTPTRQFPTGAVLGLDRRKTLLAWASKRNAVIIEDDYDSEFRWGGRPIEPLKVLDREQRVIYVGSFSQTMIASFRLGYAVLPPSLVLPLLAAKALYEPVPPALLEQRALAKWMSRGGYLRHLRRLTRLYGERHAFFVQEMLHQLPEAFTMQPGDAGLHIYATWNDSPDSFLKFKSIAQEEGVLFRDAARYQLIPSPPAVCFGFAHLEKEEITEGIRRLRLAWEKSTFSFH
- a CDS encoding AraC family transcriptional regulator, giving the protein MLQASPSSFVILPAVAKIVCEPGWKWQKREKPMQNYDLFYVWSGEGTVVLNDRSYEVGKGSCFLFRPGDHPTATHNKQKPLVLTYIHFDVDIPVNDVPQSYREVLETVEFEHLLARYVRLFLSDVYGRDEESRLILKQLMIHLLRADTEAPVEKRVSNQLSDVIQEVANYVRQHPGITHRVEDLAARAGLSPRYFSIKFKELIGSSVQSYIIRMRIERAEHLLVHTGMNVTEVADALGYRDIFFFSRQFKQYTGKSPSEIR
- the asd gene encoding archaetidylserine decarboxylase (Phosphatidylserine decarboxylase is synthesized as a single chain precursor. Generation of the pyruvoyl active site from a Ser is coupled to cleavage of a Gly-Ser bond between the larger (beta) and smaller (alpha chains). It is an integral membrane protein.), with the translated sequence MAKTLLRLMTELSSRKWISRTVGAFSKSRGSKAFIPYFVRTYNIPVQEAEKDWKEYRSLNDFFTRKLKPGMRPLDLSEHALISPVDAKITAAGPVSAGTILNVKGQNYTLAELLNHSPHLEKYKHGYAFVLYLSPRDYHRIHAPVSGRRIESEHIKGKVYPVNDFGLTHMKSVLSRNERLITYIGHAYGEVAVVKVGAMNVSSIQYADTAASTWAQGDDLAYFEFGSTVVLLTQSGTFEPDPRLQPGDSVKMGTLLGRLKPNR
- a CDS encoding YheC/YheD family protein, encoding MPPETIGIMFDSRMYRGIPAGRTGQESLANYEQAAACYGLIPCFLRLEDVDSETKTCLAYVKKDGVYVRQKMPLPPVIHNRALQLRRADQHEVTKLLLQGIQVFNVRNRYRKDHIHDMLHQDPVLKKHLPHAAKAAPESLAYMMEHYNDLIIKPCSGSIGHGIMRLYKRDGDWKLTCQTKASRKGWATFRLSRGQLPSATLRRIFRHAYLIEERIPLVRYEGKPVDLRVSVQRGIDGLWGITGMFAKAAPAHTFVTNIAQGGKVMTLAEALDEEELGLSIAELEAQISAVGLRVARTLASSLPHLADLGLDLGIARNGQIYFIECNGRDQRYGFRKAGMPEHWKASYREPMAYGRLLTEQNSQIPRQPQTYRKYPY